The nucleotide sequence GCCGACTTCCTGTAGTCACGCTCGAAGAAGTGGAGCTTCCCAAGGAAGAGTTCGGAGAGGTGCAACTCGTCCCGCAAAGCCTCGTGCGCCCGCTTCAGCCGCTCTATCTCCTCTTTCAGTGCCCCCACTTCACGGATCCTATCCTTGAGAGTCTCGCCCGCATCGGCTGCTTGACGAACCAACCTGAACAACTCCTCACGCCCGCCCTCGGCCCTGACCCAGAGAAGAACCAGGGAGACCCAGATGGGAACGAAAGAGAGGTTGTGCAACTGCTCCACCCACGAGACCTGCCGCAGCGGGGTCAGTGTAACCACTTCCAGGGCCACGCCAACGAGAAACAAGATGGAGCACACGACAACCCAACCACGCAACCTGATCCACCCCCTCCCCTCGGATGCTCGAGGACGCCCCCGGCGTCTCTGCCTTCTCGGTATCGAGACTACTCCCCGGCCCGATCAAGCACCCTCGGGATCAAACGGACCTCTATACCGCCGGCGACTCGCAG is from Bacillota bacterium and encodes:
- a CDS encoding tetratricopeptide repeat protein, encoding MRGWVVVCSILFLVGVALEVVTLTPLRQVSWVEQLHNLSFVPIWVSLVLLWVRAEGGREELFRLVRQAADAGETLKDRIREVGALKEEIERLKRAHEALRDELHLSELFLGKLHFFERDYRKSADLLKQAVEAQPDNAECRFWLGLALLRSGDARSAIEHLDRAAQLRDDPEFL